A DNA window from Acidimicrobiia bacterium contains the following coding sequences:
- the hypF gene encoding carbamoyltransferase HypF: MRTVQAPSGSTTTRVGVRVTVTGVVQGVGFRPFVWHLAHRHGLTGTVRNVGGRVEIDIEGTPADIDRFCDALEAEAPPRAEITGLRRTARPASGAATFTIDRSAASPGRSGSSDGSGSGEADAVLVPPDLATCPACLAELLDPEDRRYGYAFTNCVDCGPRYTVIDELPYDRERTSMRVFPLCRDCTREYTDPSDRRFHAEPVACPACGPRLDLHDGDGRSMEVEPVETAAQRLLAGEIVALKALGGYHLACDATNASSVGALRVRKNRPDKPFAVMVRDCDAASEIVYLDDATSDLLTSWRAPVVLARDRGFLAPDVAPGQRRLGVMLPATPLHHLLVRAVGRPLVMTSGNRGDEPICTGNEEARTRLAGIADSFLVHDRAIVARYDDSVTAVRRGGLAVLRRARGFAPEPVDLREDGPDVLACGAHLQVSFCVATGRRAFMSPHIGDLDDDLSVEAFHDALGRLRRLLGVEPVAVAHDRHPDFLTTRLAEAMDLETAPVQHHHAHIAAVMAEHRLPGRVIGVAFDGFGLGDDDGSWGGEFLLADPHEAVRAGHLRCVAQPGGDLSVREPVRMAAAHTADAECLARARPLLEDCIDGEVIDRVVAQVSSGVGTAPTTSVGRLFDAVSVLLGLIVTPTYEGHAAIVLEQAADPDVEGEYPVDISEQEGRLCVDTRPLVDAVVTARCADRPVAEIAARFHRSLARVVATVCHELREHSGLGRVCLGGGVFGNDLLLDRTADLLTDAGFEVFWPRLVPPGDGGLALGQALVARARLSNRGGH; the protein is encoded by the coding sequence GTGAGGACGGTGCAGGCTCCCTCCGGCAGTACGACGACCCGTGTCGGCGTCCGCGTCACGGTCACGGGTGTCGTGCAGGGCGTCGGGTTCCGGCCGTTCGTCTGGCACCTCGCCCACCGTCACGGACTCACGGGCACAGTGCGCAACGTCGGGGGGAGGGTCGAGATCGACATCGAAGGGACGCCGGCCGACATCGATCGGTTCTGCGACGCGCTCGAGGCGGAGGCTCCCCCCCGTGCGGAAATCACGGGACTTCGACGCACGGCGCGCCCGGCGTCGGGCGCGGCCACGTTCACCATCGACAGGTCGGCAGCGTCCCCGGGTAGGTCGGGCTCCAGCGATGGTTCGGGCTCGGGCGAAGCCGACGCCGTGCTCGTTCCTCCCGATCTGGCCACGTGCCCCGCCTGTCTCGCCGAACTGCTCGACCCGGAAGACCGACGGTACGGCTACGCCTTCACCAACTGTGTCGACTGCGGGCCCCGCTACACGGTGATCGACGAGCTGCCATACGACCGCGAACGCACGAGCATGAGGGTGTTTCCCCTCTGTCGCGACTGCACGCGTGAGTACACCGATCCGTCCGACCGCCGTTTCCACGCCGAGCCGGTGGCGTGCCCGGCGTGCGGACCGCGCCTCGACCTGCATGACGGCGACGGTCGGTCAATGGAGGTCGAACCGGTCGAGACAGCCGCACAAAGGCTTCTCGCGGGTGAGATCGTCGCCCTGAAGGCACTCGGTGGATACCACCTGGCGTGCGATGCGACGAACGCGTCGTCGGTCGGAGCGCTGAGGGTCCGCAAGAACCGGCCCGACAAGCCCTTCGCGGTCATGGTGCGCGATTGCGACGCGGCATCGGAGATCGTCTACCTCGACGATGCCACGTCCGATCTCCTCACGTCGTGGCGTGCGCCGGTCGTCCTGGCACGCGACCGTGGGTTCCTCGCCCCGGACGTCGCGCCCGGACAGCGACGCCTGGGTGTGATGCTTCCCGCCACACCGCTCCACCACCTCCTCGTGCGCGCGGTCGGCCGTCCACTGGTGATGACCAGCGGAAACCGCGGAGACGAACCGATCTGTACCGGGAACGAAGAGGCCCGAACCCGCCTCGCAGGAATCGCCGACTCGTTCCTCGTTCACGACCGGGCGATCGTCGCCCGCTACGACGACTCGGTGACGGCCGTCCGTCGCGGTGGTCTCGCGGTCCTGCGTCGCGCGCGCGGCTTCGCTCCAGAGCCGGTCGATCTCCGTGAAGACGGTCCGGATGTGCTGGCGTGCGGTGCACACCTCCAGGTGAGTTTCTGTGTCGCCACGGGGCGACGGGCCTTCATGTCGCCGCACATCGGCGATCTCGACGACGATCTGTCCGTCGAGGCGTTTCACGACGCGCTGGGACGCCTCCGTCGCTTGCTGGGGGTCGAGCCCGTGGCGGTGGCGCACGATCGTCACCCCGACTTCCTGACGACTCGTCTCGCTGAGGCGATGGATCTCGAGACCGCCCCGGTGCAGCACCATCACGCGCACATCGCCGCGGTCATGGCCGAACACCGGCTTCCAGGCCGTGTGATCGGCGTGGCCTTCGACGGGTTCGGCCTCGGCGACGACGACGGCTCGTGGGGCGGGGAGTTCCTCCTCGCAGATCCGCACGAAGCCGTGCGAGCGGGGCACCTCCGGTGCGTAGCGCAACCGGGGGGCGACCTGTCCGTGCGTGAGCCGGTGCGCATGGCTGCCGCCCACACCGCCGACGCGGAATGCCTTGCCCGAGCCCGACCGCTCCTCGAGGACTGCATCGACGGTGAGGTCATCGACCGTGTGGTCGCGCAGGTGTCCTCGGGTGTGGGCACAGCCCCCACGACATCGGTCGGGCGGCTCTTCGACGCTGTCTCCGTCCTGCTGGGTCTCATCGTGACACCGACATACGAGGGACATGCCGCGATCGTGCTCGAGCAGGCCGCCGACCCCGATGTCGAGGGGGAGTATCCCGTCGACATCAGCGAGCAGGAGGGTCGGCTCTGCGTCGACACACGACCGCTCGTCGACGCGGTCGTGACGGCGCGCTGCGCGGACAGGCCCGTGGCCGAGATAGCGGCGCGTTTCCACCGCTCGCTCGCGCGGGTGGTCGCGACGGTGTGCCACGAACTGCGGGAACACTCGGGGCTCGGGCGTGTGTGCCTCGGTGGTGGCGTGTTCGGAAACGACCTACTGCTCGACAGGACCGCCGATCTACTCACCGACGCCGGCTTCGAAGTCTTCTGGCCGCGCCTCGTACCCCCCGGTGACGGCGGCCTGGCGCTCGGGCAGGCCCTCGTGGCCCGTGCCCGACTGTCGAACAGAGGCGGTCACTGA
- a CDS encoding hydrogenase maturation protease, whose product MTAARLIGVGNDFRRDDGVGLRAADLAEERLGATVEVYALDGEPTRVIDAWDGAELAIVVDGVRSGAEPGTIHRLVLEPGDPDRPDPEAGRQHDIPEDPRARSSHAAGPGEAVALARALGRMPRKLLLYGVEGGDFGEGPGLSPAVERALDDVMASITRDLETALP is encoded by the coding sequence ATGACGGCTGCTCGGCTCATCGGGGTCGGCAACGATTTCCGGCGCGACGACGGAGTCGGACTGCGCGCCGCCGATCTGGCCGAGGAACGCCTCGGCGCGACGGTGGAGGTGTACGCGCTCGACGGTGAGCCGACGCGGGTCATCGACGCGTGGGACGGTGCCGAACTGGCCATTGTCGTGGACGGTGTCCGCTCGGGCGCAGAACCGGGAACCATCCACCGGCTCGTCCTGGAGCCCGGCGATCCCGACCGGCCCGATCCGGAAGCAGGTCGGCAGCACGACATCCCGGAAGATCCGCGGGCGCGAAGCAGCCATGCCGCCGGCCCGGGCGAGGCCGTCGCTCTCGCGCGCGCACTCGGTCGAATGCCGCGGAAACTCCTCCTCTACGGCGTCGAGGGAGGCGACTTCGGCGAAGGACCGGGATTGTCGCCCGCTGTCGAACGGGCTCTCGACGATGTCATGGCGTCCATCACACGTGATCTCGAGACGGCCCTTCCGTGA
- a CDS encoding Ni/Fe hydrogenase subunit alpha → MTHKAPASRTMKVDALARVEGEGAMYVEIVDGSVRDVQLEIYEPPRFFEAFLRGRAYTEPPDITARICGICPVAYQMSSVRAIEDACGATVDGALRDLRKLLYYGEWIESHTLHIAMLHAPDFLGYDSAIDMAADHRPAVERSLRLKKAGNAVIEQVGGRAVHPVNVRVGGFYRVPTKRELRPLSETLRRARDDAVATVQWVAGFDFPDFDHGHEHVALTRTDEYAVLDGRIRSDRGLDVDERAFLDHIEEEHVEHSTALHAHLLERAEYLVGPLARYSLGSDHLTPVAREAARSAGLGAECRNPFRSIVVRAVEVLHACEEALTILDGYEPPDRPAVTVEPRAAVGHACTEAPRGLLYHRYELADDGSILDARIIPPTSQNQPTIEHDLWHFVDDNLGLDQDTLQLRSEQIIRNYDPCISCATHFLDLTVDDGSGTTRGATEGGGET, encoded by the coding sequence ATGACTCACAAGGCCCCCGCAAGCCGGACGATGAAGGTCGATGCCCTCGCCCGCGTCGAGGGCGAGGGGGCGATGTACGTCGAGATCGTCGACGGCTCGGTGCGCGACGTTCAACTGGAGATCTACGAGCCGCCCCGGTTCTTCGAGGCGTTCCTCCGGGGGCGCGCCTACACCGAGCCCCCTGACATCACGGCCAGGATCTGTGGAATCTGCCCTGTGGCCTACCAGATGAGCAGTGTGCGGGCCATCGAGGACGCATGTGGTGCCACTGTCGACGGCGCGTTGCGCGACCTCCGGAAGCTCCTCTACTACGGCGAGTGGATCGAGAGCCACACGCTGCACATCGCGATGCTCCACGCCCCCGACTTCCTGGGTTACGACAGCGCCATCGACATGGCAGCCGACCACCGGCCCGCGGTCGAGCGGAGCCTGCGGCTCAAGAAGGCGGGGAATGCCGTCATCGAGCAGGTCGGTGGGCGGGCCGTACACCCGGTGAATGTCCGCGTCGGTGGGTTCTACCGCGTTCCGACGAAGCGGGAGCTCCGGCCCCTCAGCGAGACGCTCCGCCGAGCTCGCGACGACGCCGTCGCCACCGTGCAGTGGGTCGCAGGTTTCGACTTTCCCGATTTCGACCACGGCCACGAGCACGTGGCTCTCACGCGAACCGACGAATACGCCGTTCTCGATGGGAGGATCCGCTCCGACCGGGGCCTCGACGTCGACGAGCGCGCGTTCCTCGATCACATCGAGGAGGAGCACGTCGAGCACTCCACCGCCCTCCACGCCCACCTCCTCGAACGGGCCGAGTATCTCGTCGGGCCCTTGGCCCGCTACAGCCTCGGCTCGGATCACTTGACACCCGTCGCGCGGGAGGCGGCCCGGTCGGCCGGCCTCGGCGCCGAATGCCGCAACCCGTTTCGAAGCATCGTCGTCCGCGCGGTCGAGGTCCTCCACGCCTGTGAGGAGGCGCTCACCATTCTCGACGGGTACGAACCGCCCGACCGGCCCGCCGTGACCGTGGAGCCCCGCGCCGCTGTCGGCCACGCCTGTACGGAGGCCCCGCGAGGTCTCCTGTACCACCGTTACGAGCTGGCCGACGACGGCTCGATCCTCGACGCCCGGATCATCCCGCCCACCTCCCAGAACCAACCCACCATCGAGCACGACCTGTGGCACTTCGTCGACGACAACCTGGGTCTCGACCAGGACACACTTCAGCTCCGGAGCGAGCAGATCATCCGCAACTACGACCCGTGCATCTCGTGCGCCACCCATTTCCTCGATCTCACGGTGGACGACGGCTCGGGCACGACCCGGGGCGCCACCGAGGGTGGAGGCGAGACATGA
- a CDS encoding oxidoreductase: MTPSRPSLAVWKFASCDGCQLSLLDCEDELLDIAGAVDIAYFLEASRATVAGPYDLSLVEGSVTTAADAERIREVRRSSRRLVTIGACATAGGIQALRNFDDVREFAAVVYAQPAFVSTLETSTPISDHVPVDFELRGCPIDKGQLLEVISSFLHNRKPNVSSHSVCVECKLRGNVCVTVAHGTPCLGPVTHAGCGALCPTYDRGCYGCFGPADTVNTSPLVERLRDLGMPDRDVVRAFRTFNAYAEPFREAAADVDAGTS; encoded by the coding sequence GTGACTCCGTCGCGCCCGTCGCTCGCCGTGTGGAAGTTCGCCTCGTGTGACGGCTGCCAGTTGTCGTTGCTGGACTGCGAGGACGAACTGCTCGACATCGCCGGGGCCGTCGACATCGCGTACTTCCTCGAGGCGTCACGTGCCACGGTCGCAGGGCCCTACGATCTGTCCCTTGTGGAAGGCTCGGTCACGACTGCTGCCGACGCGGAGAGGATCCGTGAGGTCCGACGTTCGTCGCGCAGACTCGTGACCATCGGCGCGTGTGCAACAGCCGGAGGTATCCAGGCACTGCGAAACTTCGACGACGTGCGGGAGTTCGCCGCGGTCGTGTACGCACAACCCGCGTTCGTCTCGACGCTCGAGACGTCGACGCCGATCTCCGACCATGTTCCCGTCGACTTCGAGCTCCGCGGGTGTCCGATCGACAAGGGCCAGCTGCTCGAGGTGATCTCCTCGTTCCTCCACAACCGGAAGCCGAATGTCTCCTCCCACAGTGTGTGTGTGGAGTGCAAGCTGCGTGGAAACGTGTGTGTGACGGTCGCCCACGGGACACCGTGTCTCGGTCCGGTCACTCACGCCGGGTGCGGCGCGCTCTGCCCGACGTACGATCGAGGGTGCTACGGATGCTTCGGGCCGGCCGATACCGTCAACACCTCACCACTCGTCGAGCGCCTGCGCGACCTCGGGATGCCCGACCGCGACGTCGTGAGAGCCTTCCGGACCTTCAACGCCTACGCCGAGCCGTTTCGTGAGGCGGCCGCCGACGTCGATGCCGGTACGTCATGA
- a CDS encoding FAD/NAD(P)-binding protein → MAPHRGRVVSSSRDLDDTVTLTVDIPDGAMAQPVPGQFHMLWAPGIGEVPISVSGTDGPARLVFTIRAVGAVTAALCATGTGDEIGVRGPYGTDWALDSATGHDVIIVAGGIGLAPVRPAVRAVISERDSFRRVAVLIGARRPNDLLYQHEIEEWRSRSDLDVRITVDVADPGWCDDVGVVPSLVPRADVDFSDTFALVCGPEVMIRFTADALVAQGVSPERVRVSLERNMQCAVGHCGHCQFGANFVCRDGPVFGYDDVSSLMRVREL, encoded by the coding sequence ATGGCGCCCCACCGGGGCCGGGTCGTGTCGTCGTCACGGGACCTCGACGACACGGTGACGCTCACGGTGGACATTCCCGACGGAGCGATGGCGCAGCCCGTTCCCGGCCAGTTCCACATGCTCTGGGCCCCCGGAATCGGTGAGGTACCGATTTCGGTGAGTGGTACGGATGGTCCGGCCCGGCTCGTCTTCACGATCCGGGCGGTGGGAGCGGTCACGGCGGCGCTCTGCGCAACGGGGACCGGGGACGAGATCGGGGTCCGCGGGCCGTACGGAACCGACTGGGCTCTCGACTCGGCGACCGGACACGACGTCATCATCGTGGCGGGCGGCATCGGTCTGGCGCCCGTGCGTCCCGCGGTGCGTGCGGTGATCTCCGAGCGGGACAGCTTCCGTCGCGTCGCCGTCCTCATCGGCGCCCGCCGTCCGAACGATCTCCTGTACCAGCACGAGATCGAAGAGTGGCGGTCCCGGTCGGACCTCGACGTGAGAATCACCGTCGATGTCGCCGATCCCGGTTGGTGCGACGATGTCGGCGTCGTCCCGAGTCTCGTGCCCCGGGCGGACGTCGACTTTTCCGACACGTTCGCGCTCGTCTGCGGGCCCGAGGTGATGATCCGGTTCACTGCCGACGCCCTTGTCGCACAGGGCGTCAGTCCCGAGCGCGTGCGTGTGTCGCTGGAACGCAACATGCAGTGCGCCGTCGGCCACTGCGGCCACTGCCAGTTCGGAGCGAACTTCGTCTGCCGCGACGGCCCGGTTTTCGGCTATGACGACGTGTCGTCCCTGATGAGGGTGCGTGAGCTGTGA
- a CDS encoding cyclic nucleotide-binding domain-containing protein — protein MTVRFIADLIGEAGVFDGLAAEDLDLVAGCAKNVQFPAGGLLLQEGEHADTFYLIRTGRVGLEVHVPDGGALIIDTLGPGDVVGWSWLFPPYRWSYDARALEDTRTVAFDGACLRGKCDDDPRLGYALMQRFSRVMVSRLQATRLQLLDLYGRHRGT, from the coding sequence GTGACGGTGCGCTTCATCGCCGATCTCATCGGTGAGGCCGGTGTCTTCGACGGCCTCGCGGCGGAGGATCTCGATCTTGTCGCGGGTTGCGCGAAGAACGTGCAGTTCCCGGCCGGTGGCCTGCTGCTGCAGGAAGGCGAGCACGCCGACACCTTCTACCTGATCAGGACCGGGCGGGTGGGCCTCGAGGTGCACGTTCCCGACGGGGGCGCGCTGATCATCGACACTCTCGGGCCGGGTGATGTCGTCGGCTGGTCATGGCTGTTTCCGCCGTACCGCTGGTCGTACGACGCCCGCGCGCTCGAAGACACCCGCACCGTGGCCTTCGACGGCGCGTGTCTGCGCGGGAAGTGCGACGACGATCCCCGACTCGGATACGCGCTCATGCAGCGCTTCTCGCGCGTGATGGTCAGTCGGCTCCAGGCCACCCGTCTCCAACTCCTCGACCTGTACGGCCGTCACCGTGGCACGTGA
- a CDS encoding 4Fe-4S dicluster domain-containing protein, producing the protein MGREDVPGLVIDVDGLDHLLRVLKERGMRVVGPTVVGEAIVYDEIDTVRDLPAGVTDEQDGGHYRLRSRDDGALFGYAVGPHSWKRFLFPPRTVLWRAERSDGVFRLIEEPDAGHRSHAFFGVRACELHAMAIQDRVFLDCDEPDRTYRRGRGSAFLVAVNCGTPAGTCFCTSMDAGPRVSGGEDLALTELLDGERHEFVIEAGSDAGRDVLSELSGRTAEPTDHDAVDAVVEAAASVMGRTLDTHGIREVLADNLEHPRWDDVAQRCLACTNCTLVCPTCFCSTVEDSTDVTGTEATRERRWDSCFTMDFSYVHGGAVRSTTRSRYRQWMTHKLGTWIDQFGSSGCVGCGRCITWCPVGIDITEEMAAIRAAPLSDARRYST; encoded by the coding sequence GTGGGCAGAGAGGACGTCCCCGGCCTCGTCATCGACGTCGACGGCCTCGATCATCTACTGCGCGTCCTGAAGGAGCGCGGGATGCGCGTGGTCGGGCCGACGGTGGTGGGCGAGGCGATCGTGTACGACGAGATCGACACCGTGCGTGACCTCCCCGCCGGGGTGACCGACGAGCAGGACGGTGGTCACTACCGCCTCCGCTCGCGTGACGACGGCGCCCTGTTCGGCTACGCCGTCGGGCCCCACTCGTGGAAGCGGTTTCTCTTCCCGCCCCGTACGGTCCTCTGGCGGGCGGAACGCAGCGACGGCGTCTTCCGCCTCATCGAAGAGCCCGACGCGGGCCATCGGTCCCACGCCTTCTTCGGGGTGCGGGCCTGCGAGCTGCACGCGATGGCGATTCAGGACAGGGTCTTCCTCGACTGTGATGAGCCCGACCGGACCTACCGGCGGGGTCGCGGGTCGGCGTTCCTCGTCGCCGTCAACTGCGGTACACCCGCCGGAACATGTTTCTGCACCTCCATGGACGCAGGCCCGCGGGTATCGGGCGGCGAGGACCTCGCGCTGACGGAGCTCCTCGACGGGGAACGCCACGAGTTCGTCATCGAAGCCGGATCGGATGCCGGACGCGACGTACTGAGCGAGCTGTCCGGCCGGACGGCGGAGCCGACCGACCACGATGCCGTCGATGCAGTCGTGGAGGCAGCGGCGTCGGTCATGGGTCGCACCCTCGACACCCATGGCATCAGGGAAGTCCTCGCCGACAACCTCGAGCACCCACGGTGGGACGACGTAGCGCAGCGGTGCCTCGCGTGCACCAACTGCACACTCGTGTGCCCAACCTGCTTCTGCAGCACCGTCGAGGACTCGACCGACGTCACCGGAACCGAGGCCACGCGGGAACGTCGGTGGGACTCATGCTTCACGATGGACTTCTCGTACGTCCACGGTGGCGCCGTACGTTCCACGACGAGATCGCGCTACCGCCAGTGGATGACGCACAAGCTGGGAACCTGGATCGACCAGTTCGGCTCATCCGGCTGCGTGGGCTGCGGACGGTGTATCACGTGGTGCCCGGTCGGAATCGACATCACCGAGGAGATGGCGGCCATTCGTGCCGCCCCGCTCTCCGACGCTCGGAGGTACTCGACGTGA
- a CDS encoding LLM class F420-dependent oxidoreductase, with the protein MAYAGFQIPSFTFPDTPSDHLFDRVVELAAAAEDAGFDSVWVMDHFIQIPVVGSPTDPILEAYTTLAALAGRTSTVDLGALVTGVTYRNSALLAKMVTSLDVISSGRAVLGIGAAWFDVEHAAYGYEFPAVGERFERLEDALEICTRMFGDDSPSYDGRHHSITDAFNVPGPVREGGPPILIGGGGEKKTLRLVARFADYCNLFGDVDEVRHKLDVLDAHCADVGRDPSEVTRTRLGTLALAPTHDRAVAATAPLRDQFGAESFDAMVVAGSPETVAERLQVFNDAGLDGHIVNLMPGTATPDTVGLAGETMALLR; encoded by the coding sequence ATGGCCTACGCAGGTTTCCAGATCCCCAGCTTCACGTTCCCCGACACGCCGAGCGACCACCTGTTCGACCGCGTGGTGGAGTTGGCCGCCGCGGCGGAGGACGCCGGCTTCGACTCGGTCTGGGTCATGGACCACTTCATCCAGATCCCGGTCGTCGGCTCACCGACCGACCCGATCCTCGAGGCCTACACGACACTCGCCGCGCTCGCGGGCCGTACGAGCACCGTCGACCTCGGCGCGCTCGTGACCGGAGTCACCTACCGCAACTCGGCACTCCTGGCGAAGATGGTCACCAGCCTCGACGTGATCTCGTCGGGCCGTGCCGTTCTCGGGATCGGCGCCGCGTGGTTCGATGTGGAGCACGCCGCCTACGGCTACGAGTTCCCGGCGGTCGGTGAGCGCTTCGAGCGCCTCGAGGACGCTCTCGAGATCTGTACACGCATGTTCGGCGACGACTCACCCTCCTACGACGGCAGGCATCACAGCATCACCGACGCCTTCAACGTGCCGGGCCCGGTGCGCGAGGGCGGTCCCCCGATCCTCATCGGTGGTGGAGGTGAGAAGAAGACACTCCGGCTCGTGGCGCGCTTCGCCGATTACTGCAACCTCTTCGGGGACGTCGATGAGGTCCGGCACAAGCTCGACGTGCTCGATGCGCACTGCGCCGATGTCGGTCGGGACCCCTCGGAGGTGACCCGGACCCGTCTCGGGACGCTCGCGCTCGCCCCCACGCACGACCGGGCCGTGGCCGCCACCGCACCACTGCGTGACCAGTTCGGCGCGGAGTCCTTCGACGCCATGGTCGTCGCGGGCTCGCCGGAGACCGTCGCCGAACGACTCCAGGTGTTCAACGACGCAGGGCTCGACGGCCACATCGTGAACCTGATGCCGGGTACGGCCACACCCGACACGGTGGGCCTGGCGGGCGAGACGATGGCGCTCCTGCGGTGA
- a CDS encoding TetR family transcriptional regulator, producing MKTTDGTDTKAVILSVALRRFADQGYAGTSLNEIADEVGIRRPSLLHHFPSKEALYRAVLLDEFADWFELVEDAVQVPREGWPQVERVLRAAFVFFEEHPEFVVLARREAIDGGPILQQELGAAIRPLFDRGAAFLTHEMDEGRLVRYDARQLLLTGYGAILSYMSDAALITGLIDGDPMSDEMLADRREHLIDFFRNAVAPQTP from the coding sequence ATGAAGACGACCGACGGCACCGACACGAAGGCCGTCATCCTCTCTGTGGCGCTGCGGCGCTTCGCCGATCAGGGCTACGCCGGGACGAGCCTCAACGAGATCGCCGACGAGGTCGGGATCCGCCGGCCGAGTCTCCTGCACCACTTCCCCTCGAAGGAGGCGCTGTACCGGGCTGTCCTCCTCGACGAGTTCGCCGACTGGTTCGAGCTCGTCGAGGACGCCGTGCAGGTGCCGCGTGAGGGCTGGCCGCAGGTGGAGCGGGTGCTGCGCGCCGCCTTCGTCTTCTTCGAGGAGCACCCGGAGTTCGTGGTGCTCGCCCGGCGGGAGGCTATCGACGGCGGCCCGATCCTCCAGCAGGAGCTCGGTGCGGCCATCCGGCCGCTCTTCGACCGTGGCGCGGCGTTCCTCACCCACGAGATGGACGAAGGGCGGCTGGTCCGCTACGACGCGCGCCAGCTCCTCCTCACGGGGTACGGGGCGATCCTGTCGTACATGTCGGACGCGGCCCTGATCACGGGACTCATCGACGGTGACCCGATGTCCGACGAGATGCTGGCCGACCGCCGCGAGCACCTCATCGACTTCTTCCGGAACGCCGTCGCTCCGCAGACCCCCTGA
- a CDS encoding SOS response-associated peptidase: MCGRFVSVASPELLVERFGLDGLVDGTGSGDGSSRDSGGLPDLGARYNVAPRAQIYAVTGEEGARTLETLRWGLVPFWAKELKIGDRMINARAETVAEKPAYRNAFRKHRCLIPVTAFYEWERVPDRPKQPWLFSPADGEPLAFAGLSETWRDPADDDAEPVRSAAIVTTTANDLMAPVHDRMPVILPESAWGEWLDPDNRDAGSLQELLVPANNDVLEKWPVSTRVNNARNQGADLVKRVILPDGDGS; this comes from the coding sequence ATGTGCGGACGGTTCGTGTCGGTGGCCTCGCCCGAGCTCCTCGTGGAGCGCTTCGGACTCGACGGGCTCGTCGACGGGACCGGGTCCGGTGACGGGTCGTCCCGCGACTCGGGGGGCCTACCCGACCTCGGTGCCCGCTACAACGTGGCCCCGCGGGCGCAGATCTACGCCGTGACCGGCGAAGAGGGAGCCCGCACGCTCGAGACGCTGCGGTGGGGGCTCGTGCCCTTCTGGGCGAAGGAGCTCAAGATCGGCGACCGGATGATCAACGCCCGGGCGGAGACCGTGGCCGAGAAACCTGCCTACCGCAACGCCTTCCGGAAGCACCGCTGCCTGATCCCCGTCACGGCCTTCTACGAGTGGGAGCGGGTCCCCGACAGGCCCAAGCAGCCGTGGCTGTTCAGCCCTGCCGACGGTGAGCCCCTCGCCTTCGCCGGATTGAGCGAGACGTGGCGCGACCCGGCCGACGACGACGCGGAGCCCGTGCGCTCGGCGGCGATCGTCACCACGACCGCCAACGACCTGATGGCACCGGTTCACGACCGCATGCCCGTGATCCTCCCCGAGAGCGCGTGGGGCGAGTGGCTCGACCCCGACAACCGCGACGCCGGGTCCCTTCAGGAGCTCCTGGTTCCGGCGAACAACGACGTGCTCGAGAAGTGGCCCGTGAGCACGCGGGTCAACAACGCCCGCAACCAGGGTGCCGATCTCGTGAAGAGGGTCATCCTCCCGGACGGTGACGGTTCCTGA
- a CDS encoding peroxiredoxin, with translation MAIQLGDKAPDFTAQTTDGEVNLYDYLGDSWGVLFSHPKDFTPVCTTELGAVAKLKPEFDKRNVKVLGLSVDPLDSHEGWVGDIEETQGAALNFPLIADPDRTVSDLYGMIHPNADDTLTVRSVFIIGPDKSVKLMITYPASTGRNFDEILRVIDSLQLTADHQVATPVNWTDGDDVIVVPALSDEEATEKFPKGFTALKPYLRVTPQPDK, from the coding sequence ATGGCGATCCAGTTGGGCGACAAGGCCCCCGATTTCACCGCACAGACGACCGACGGCGAGGTCAACCTCTACGACTACCTCGGCGACAGCTGGGGCGTCCTGTTCTCGCACCCGAAGGACTTCACACCCGTGTGCACCACGGAACTCGGTGCGGTCGCCAAGCTCAAGCCCGAGTTCGACAAGCGCAACGTGAAGGTCCTCGGCCTGAGCGTCGACCCGCTCGACTCCCACGAGGGCTGGGTCGGCGACATCGAGGAGACGCAGGGCGCGGCCCTGAACTTCCCGCTCATCGCCGATCCCGACCGCACCGTGTCGGACCTCTACGGGATGATCCATCCGAACGCCGACGACACGCTCACCGTCCGCTCGGTATTCATCATCGGGCCCGACAAGTCGGTCAAGCTGATGATCACCTACCCGGCGTCGACAGGTCGCAACTTCGACGAGATCCTCCGGGTCATCGACTCGCTCCAACTCACGGCCGACCACCAGGTCGCGACACCGGTGAACTGGACCGACGGCGACGACGTGATCGTGGTCCCCGCGCTCTCGGACGAGGAGGCGACCGAGAAGTTCCCGAAGGGCTTCACGGCGCTCAAGCCCTACCTCCGGGTGACCCCCCAGCCCGACAAGTAG